The Methanohalophilus levihalophilus genome has a segment encoding these proteins:
- a CDS encoding PAS domain-containing protein, which yields MKKKFPEMLDFLQIKRGSSSSQEVDSATIQEILENVINSSPAVVFIWKEGKGWPVAFVSRNIEQFGYSVDEVLSDPMRYRDIMHPDDIENINAEVEAHLKAGESQFNLRYRILTKGREVRWVDERTTVHESDSGTYYQGIIVDITDQKNEERALLDGALEMKKALETVINSSPVIVFLWKAQKDWPVEFVSENISLFGYDVEDFISGKMVYGDIVHPDDIEKVRSGMEKSTEEGSSFFTQEYRIITKNEEIRWVDERTQIQHNDAGKVTYLQGIILDITERKKIETALLKEDSRHEAILALYEMKDSSIEDILASSREETLKLTDSNFGVILWFEREEDVKSYVSATENLIEQNGRIPLEITRFCEKVISNKHTYIVNDSSTLQPIEKDGMELDLKRYLGVPVFENSRVIGVAWVAGKPEKYNEADLRQLTLLMQGMWNLIQQKKSAEELRQYADEARRSNEIQKVLGEVIKNSPATVFLWRAEEEWPVEFVSENVTQFGYTVEDFLSGKLVYADIVHPYDLERVQKELAKRIDEGHTDFNQEYRIMTKFGDMRWVDERTFIKHNEKGEVAYLQGIIVDITDRKHASDFMHIQFDLDSVLSSATNAQESFDMLLELALRVEPVDSGALYLVDEATGDLNLVSHRGLSEKFVRSTTYYAKNSVQTRLVMTGQPVYKHHSELSAITTGENLQYEGLHATAVIPVQYQDMIIAALMLSSHDEYEIPDSSRYDLEVVAAQIGEVISQMRSETYMQRQLENLQYLIDDIPEALIVLDETGNIFYSNIATIAELTDGEEVIGKNFTDLVADKSINMEEIARNIAEKGVFKIKVKVVFPGNTGFLDTIFSRSTWNGKPCFIALMKFEP from the coding sequence ATGAAAAAAAAGTTCCCTGAAATGCTGGATTTCCTGCAAATAAAAAGAGGGAGCAGTTCTTCCCAAGAAGTGGATAGCGCCACAATACAGGAAATACTTGAGAATGTCATAAATTCAAGTCCTGCGGTTGTTTTTATCTGGAAAGAAGGCAAGGGATGGCCTGTTGCTTTTGTCTCCAGGAACATAGAACAGTTTGGATACAGCGTAGACGAAGTCCTTTCAGATCCAATGCGATATCGCGACATTATGCACCCTGATGACATTGAAAATATCAATGCAGAAGTTGAAGCACACTTAAAAGCAGGTGAAAGTCAATTCAATTTGCGATATCGGATACTGACAAAGGGCAGAGAAGTCAGGTGGGTTGATGAAAGAACGACTGTACACGAAAGCGATAGTGGAACGTATTACCAGGGAATAATTGTTGACATTACCGATCAGAAAAACGAAGAAAGAGCACTTCTTGATGGTGCCCTTGAAATGAAAAAGGCTCTTGAAACAGTTATTAACTCCAGCCCAGTCATTGTTTTTTTGTGGAAGGCACAAAAAGACTGGCCAGTGGAATTTGTCTCGGAAAACATAAGCCTGTTTGGATACGACGTGGAAGATTTCATATCAGGAAAAATGGTTTACGGGGACATCGTACATCCAGATGATATTGAAAAGGTTCGAAGTGGGATGGAAAAAAGCACTGAAGAAGGGAGCTCATTTTTTACCCAGGAATATCGGATAATAACTAAAAACGAGGAAATACGCTGGGTAGATGAAAGAACCCAGATTCAGCATAACGATGCCGGAAAAGTGACTTACCTGCAGGGAATTATTCTTGACATAACTGAAAGAAAGAAAATCGAAACTGCACTTTTAAAAGAAGATTCACGCCATGAAGCAATATTGGCACTCTATGAAATGAAAGATTCGTCCATAGAAGATATTCTGGCATCTTCAAGGGAAGAAACCCTGAAACTTACTGACAGCAACTTCGGAGTCATCCTCTGGTTTGAAAGAGAAGAGGACGTGAAATCCTATGTTTCCGCAACCGAAAACCTGATAGAGCAAAACGGAAGGATTCCATTGGAAATCACGAGATTTTGTGAAAAAGTAATTTCCAACAAACACACTTACATTGTAAATGATAGTTCCACGCTTCAACCAATTGAAAAAGACGGAATGGAACTCGATCTGAAACGCTATTTGGGAGTACCTGTTTTTGAAAACAGTCGTGTTATTGGAGTCGCATGGGTTGCAGGAAAACCAGAGAAGTACAATGAAGCAGATCTGCGCCAGTTAACCTTGCTTATGCAGGGCATGTGGAACCTGATCCAGCAGAAAAAATCTGCAGAAGAGCTTAGACAATATGCAGACGAGGCAAGACGCTCAAATGAGATCCAGAAGGTCCTGGGAGAGGTTATCAAAAATAGTCCGGCTACTGTATTCCTTTGGAGAGCAGAAGAGGAATGGCCTGTAGAATTTGTCTCGGAAAACGTAACACAATTCGGATATACTGTGGAAGATTTCCTCTCAGGAAAGCTTGTTTATGCTGATATTGTCCACCCATATGACCTTGAAAGAGTCCAGAAGGAACTTGCAAAAAGGATTGATGAAGGGCACACTGATTTCAATCAGGAATACCGTATTATGACAAAATTCGGCGATATGAGATGGGTGGATGAAAGGACGTTCATAAAACACAATGAAAAAGGAGAAGTGGCTTACCTGCAGGGAATTATTGTGGATATAACTGATAGAAAGCATGCAAGTGATTTCATGCACATCCAGTTTGATCTGGACAGTGTCCTGAGTTCGGCAACAAATGCACAGGAAAGTTTTGATATGTTGCTCGAACTCGCGCTCAGGGTTGAACCTGTAGACTCCGGAGCACTGTATCTTGTTGATGAAGCAACCGGGGATCTTAATCTTGTGTCACATAGAGGACTTTCAGAGAAGTTTGTTCGCAGCACAACATATTATGCAAAAAATTCAGTCCAGACACGCCTTGTAATGACCGGTCAACCGGTTTACAAACATCACTCCGAATTAAGTGCAATCACAACCGGAGAAAATCTACAGTATGAGGGCCTGCACGCTACTGCGGTAATACCGGTTCAGTACCAGGACATGATCATAGCCGCCCTCATGCTGTCTTCACACGATGAATATGAAATTCCTGACAGCAGCCGTTATGATCTTGAAGTTGTTGCAGCACAGATCGGGGAAGTCATCTCACAAATGCGTTCTGAAACATATATGCAGAGGCAGCTGGAAAACTTACAATACCTGATTGATGACATACCCGAAGCATTAATTGTGCTGGACGAGACGGGCAATATATTCTATTCAAATATTGCAACAATTGCTGAATTAACAGATGGTGAAGAAGTTATTGGAAAAAACTTCACGGATCTGGTTGCCGATAAAAGTATAAACATGGAAGAAATTGCCAGGAATATTGCAGAGAAAGGAGTCTTTAAAATTAAAGTCAAAGTTGTATTCCCGGGCAATACAGGCTTCTTGGATACGATATTTTCCAGAAGTACATGGAATGGAAAACCCTGTTTTATTGCATTAATGAAATTTGAACCATGA
- a CDS encoding tetratricopeptide repeat protein → MNFLKKIYAGASKRKALKQQYLEAEGIFGQGYVLFEMGNFDEALSNYEKAAVIWDDLGSKLIENEMPDEAKKAHTKASDARYSRCFLLHKIGREDEALEVITSSIEEAPDDAGRWFSKGFVLNSAKRYDEALEAFNHALEISPDFSEALYCKGNILYMRENYDDALDCYEKAEEHAGVMYFSFPRYSFLNLRPDPQLKNDSSEILYAKGNSLYQLGRYEDAVEAFRQVLGRKPRFVPAWQGLVNSYLKLGQEDDALMTCDHALEVEAGKPELIKLKASVCAKTGRNAESEELLASLVEET, encoded by the coding sequence ATGAATTTCCTGAAAAAAATATATGCTGGAGCTTCAAAGCGCAAAGCTCTAAAGCAACAGTATCTTGAGGCTGAAGGCATTTTCGGCCAGGGGTACGTGCTTTTTGAAATGGGGAACTTTGATGAAGCGCTTTCCAATTATGAAAAAGCCGCTGTTATCTGGGATGATCTGGGTTCAAAACTGATTGAAAATGAGATGCCTGATGAGGCGAAAAAAGCACACACGAAAGCCTCAGATGCAAGGTATAGTCGATGTTTCCTTCTCCATAAAATAGGCCGCGAGGATGAGGCACTTGAGGTGATCACTTCTTCTATTGAAGAGGCGCCAGATGATGCTGGTCGATGGTTTAGCAAAGGTTTTGTCCTGAATTCAGCTAAACGCTATGATGAGGCACTTGAGGCCTTTAATCATGCCCTAGAGATCAGTCCTGACTTTTCCGAGGCATTGTATTGTAAAGGCAATATTCTCTACATGAGGGAAAACTATGATGATGCTCTTGATTGCTATGAAAAGGCGGAAGAACATGCTGGTGTCATGTATTTTTCCTTCCCTCGGTACTCTTTCCTCAATCTGAGACCGGATCCACAGCTCAAAAACGACTCATCTGAAATATTGTATGCAAAAGGAAACTCTCTCTACCAGCTTGGCAGGTATGAAGATGCAGTTGAAGCTTTCAGGCAGGTTTTGGGTCGTAAACCCCGTTTTGTTCCTGCATGGCAGGGATTGGTAAACTCATACCTTAAATTGGGTCAGGAAGACGATGCTCTCATGACCTGTGATCATGCGCTTGAAGTTGAAGCCGGAAAGCCTGAACTGATCAAACTAAAAGCTTCTGTTTGCGCAAAAACAGGGCGGAACGCAGAATCTGAGGAGCTTCTTGCTTCACTGGTTGAAGAAACCTGA